TTGGACCCAGAACTGAAACTCAAGGTTGTAATTTTATAGGTAGGAAAAAGGGAACTCCACAAGGTTTTGTTTAATAAACTGtctcaggaaggcagagacaagtaaaACAAAAGACAGGAATAGGGCTGGATTGGAAGCTGTGACAGTGAGAGGGTGGTTCAAAGGTTAATTAATATCTGATGAAGCCAGGTATAATGGTGTATGCCCGGATCCTGGCATTTGGAAGTTAAGAGACAGAATGATCATgaatgaatttaaggccagcctaggccacagAGGCCATCCAGGAACACATCCAGAAACAGGCAGACTctacctcaaacaaaacaaagaacaggaacacaggaaaaaaaaataagaaaagcctGACTATTTGAATGAAAGGTCAAATTAAAATGATTTGAAGATGTAAAAATAATCAACTGGATGTAGAATATGATGGCAAAGAAAAACAGTAGACAACAATTTCTAGTTTTGGATGAGGCCAGATGACATTAAGAGaatcaaaacacaaacatgaagcgagtcaggaaagagaaaaaaggaatagGGTGTCTAGACATGCTGTGTTAAGCCACTGAAATAGGCAGAAGAAATTGGCAGTTGTAAATTTAGGTCTGGAGCTTGGGCTAAAGATGGAAGCTGAAAGGCTAGCTTTGTGATACTGCAAAGTACGGGAAGTGAGATCATCTGGTTAGAGTCTAAAAACAAAAGGGGTCCAAGAATGAAACCCCTAGAAATTTAAGGAGTGGACAAAAAGAGGAGCATTAACAGAATGACAAAGAACAGTAGCACTGACAAGAAAGACAAGCAGAGGAACTTATGGGAATGGGTGGGTAACTATGAAAAAGACAAGTAGAGGATCTTATAGGAAGGCGTGTCTAACTATGTCCACTGACAGGCACAGGAAGTGACTGAACTAGAACACACTAGTGATGGGCAACTGTGACCTTACCTAACAGTGACCTTAGGAGAAAGCAGTGTGATGCTGGTGAGTGGGCAGCAGTTAAGGCAGGGGTACCTAACTCTGTGAAGCCTGCTAGTCATAAACAGTATCTATGAGGGTATAGAATCTTTACAATGGAGACTTGTGATTTCTGTACAGCAAGAAGTCTTGACTGGCAGTTTATGAATAGCATGTGCTTATTTTATCTATTGTCAAAACTTgggaataattaaaaaataatttaaagattccatCCATCCAATGTACTATTATGAGTGTATGTAACTATTCCACCCTAGATCTTAGGTACAACAAAAAGCTGTAACCTTACTTTGAAGAGGGTAAGAATCACAACTTGGCCTTTAACTGGGTTTTATCATGAGCTTCCAGCAAGCAGTGAAGCATAGTCATGTGCCACATAATTATGTTGTGGCCAAAAATGAGGTTCAGACATGGTATGGTCCCCTAAGGTCCTATCTCTTAGTGACATCATAAACAGTGTCTACATGTTAGTATTTGCACAGTAGAACTGCCTGAAgtcacatttctcagaatccatACCCAGCAAGTGATGCACAGCTGTAAATAAAGATACCAGTAGGTGAATTTAGCTGCTTCTTCTGCAAATCACAATTCGGTGGCCTTGGTGGTTCTAGTGACTTAAGTGTCAGGAAATCATAGTACTGTGGCCCCTGCTTGCTTGAAAAGTCCTGGATACATCAGCACCAGAAGTAACTTATTTCAGATGTCATCTCTTATCGATGAAACTCTGGTCACAGCTGCAGGATACTCCTGCCTTCCCATTTATACTTATTCAGGGCCTTTTCGGGGGAGACCTGGCTGGCTCATAGCAAAGAAAGCAAGATAAAGGGCACAAGTCAAGTAGATTTTCCTTTACTGTTTTTGGTTCATCATGTCATTGCTACTCCTCTGCAGTTCAGGAACTTTTTCTATAACTTTgctaaaaagcaaagaaagagttttttttccccttaaccCAACAGCCTCTtgtgtgtggtgcacatgtaGTACAAGGGTATATATGTCTGTACGCACACACAGGCATCAGAGGGTATCACATGTTCTCCTCTCGCAATCTCTGCTTTACTCCTTTGAGGCAGATTTCTCCCAACAGGCCAGCAAGTCCCTGCAATTCTCTAGTCTCTGCAACCACGAAGGGTTAGATAAGCTTGGAACCATATCTAACTTTTAAGTGGATACTGAGACCTGAACTCATGGTTTTAACCACTGCATTACCTCTAGCTCCCCAGCTAATATTCGATTTCCTTTTCTGGGACTATTAATATAATGATACATCATGTAAATAATGGTGGCAAGGGATCTCATCTTTAGGGAATCTTATCAGGGAATGTCCAAGTAAAATCTCAGGATTTATTACATTCAAATCTTTACCTAGAGTAGCCATCTTGAGATGCATTGTTAGAGGTGGTTATTTCTATAACATACAGGACAGAACAACAGTGACACCTTAGGACAGaggttctcaacatgtggatcTTGACCCCTTTTAACaaatctgtctccaaaaatatttacattatgattcaaaacagtagcaaaattagttatgaagtagcaatgaaaataattttatggttggaggtcaccacaacatgaggaactgtattaaagggttgcagcattaggaaggttgagaactgctgctctagagaCTATTATTTATGATATTCTAtagatttgagttttagtttaAAACTCACtcatgaggtcctaggttcaatctccagtactacAATTAagtttcagaataaaaaaaagaaaataagccatCAAATGTCACTCTGATACCTTAAGCATGTTTTAGCACACCGGAAACAACATTACTTCCAAATTTGCTGCCTCAATTTCTTAATATTCTGTGCATTTTAAAGAGGGATCTAAGAAACCAGTAGATTATTTTCGCAGTCCCTTAGGTGTTCCTGCTAGTTTCTTACTAGGGCAGCATCTCTCAGCATAGCTAAATACTGGCCAAACAGCAACTGAAGCTGTCAGTATGGGACAATTACTTGGGTGCCTCTCAAGTCAGGCATTTCATATTAACTCCAGGTGGGGAAAAGTGATGAAAAATCCTTTCCTGATATCTAAGTCAAGGAACAAAAATCTGAATATGATCCTGCCTATGCTATATTACACTTTTCATGTTGAAGTAATATAAGTCAATGGGCTCAGTGTTTTATTCCAATGTAAATAACAAGGCTACAGTTCAGAAATAGTCTGTTTTGAGAAAACATGGCCAACTACTCACTACCTAGAAAACTAAGCAGTTCTTTATAGTTCaatatgaaatgtattttttctatttttcatagaATTGAAGGTCTATAACCAATATGTAAATAAGGTCAATTTTAACACTTggcttttaattatttaatcaaTGATATAAATATTGTGTCAGTTTCTAAGGTCTCTTGATTTCAATGTATTGCTATTTACACAACTACTTTAAGCTATTTCTGGCAACTCTGGTTTGGTTGCTGGTGATGAGATCCTAAACCACCTGAtactgacagaagcagaaagtagcattagatttttttccccttgatcTTGGGTTTTGCTAGTCTAAAAATGACTAGATTTTGATTAGAAACTTGAAAATGACAATGAGGATTTCTGAGCATATCTAAAGCTAAAAAATTACCAATAACAAAGACAAAGGCTTATATTCCATTTACTAATGTTAGCACAGAGCCCCTTATACTTCCACAAGGGGTAACTACATGTTAAATATTCAACCAATGGTTACCTTTTTTAGAAACACAATGCTCTAAGGAAAATTTGTGAGCACTACTTGCACTCCAAAAGGGGAGATAATTTTAGAGTTGTCTCAGGTGCTGTAATACGTCTACTGACACTCCCAGCTGTTTCACTAAACTAGCTGTCTGTTCCAGAATCCAAGTGAGGCTTGGCTTTTCTAAATGTTCATGCTCTTGTGTTCTGCAACATTCTGAATGTGAACAATCTGTCCGGATATGACTCTTGTCAGAGTTTTTGTTAAATTCAGCACTATTTTCACAGAGTCTTTCATCTTTAACTTCATCAATCTTTTTCTCAGCTGGAACTACATGACAAAGGTCCATATCCTCAATGGAGTCCAATAAATCTGTAACTTGGGGCTGTGGAGCGACTGACTTCAGACGTTTGAGCACACACTCTTCACACTGGCCAACTGC
The DNA window shown above is from Cricetulus griseus strain 17A/GY chromosome 3, alternate assembly CriGri-PICRH-1.0, whole genome shotgun sequence and carries:
- the Yae1 gene encoding protein YAE1 homolog; translation: MSWVRAVPEIPSSGDQDVFDEEADETLLVQREWQGHMRRRIQEGYRDGIDAGKAVTLQQGFNQGYKEGAEVIINYGLLRGTLSALLSWCHLHGNSSTLVSKINNLLDAVGQCEECVLKRLKSVAPQPQVTDLLDSIEDMDLCHVVPAEKKIDEVKDERLCENSAEFNKNSDKSHIRTDCSHSECCRTQEHEHLEKPSLTWILEQTASLVKQLGVSVDVLQHLRQL